The following are encoded in a window of Aerococcus sanguinicola genomic DNA:
- a CDS encoding uracil-xanthine permease family protein produces the protein MQEKEHAIKLRYQVEDSPALVESVVLGFQNVITAFGGLVAVPLIIAGMASSSVEQTAYLISAALFVSGLVSIIQSRGFGPRFFRVGVGLPTIMGTDFAFIGPAQSVIALGGLPAYFGGTMLAALLEIVMSYFVKPLMRFFPPVVTGSVITLMGATLMSTAMDWAAGGAGAPDYGDPSNLGIAVLVFLIVVLFNHYGRGNWSSYAILIGMGIGYLFCLFMGRVDTDQILAAPWFRMPSFNQIGIDFDWRYALPFLSGYLVTVIETVGVMQTLGEVTQRELSDEQVAAGVRADGFGSFIAPLFGSGPAATFSQNTGLIPLTRNASRKVAIVAGLIMIVLSMSPKLATVISVMPLPVLGGAGVLMFGTVAASGIQSLSRISFDTRNLIITASAIGIGLGVSFRPEITQGLPSFLAGLFSSGISAGTIVALLLNVLLKERKTLR, from the coding sequence ATGCAAGAAAAAGAACATGCCATTAAATTGCGCTACCAGGTTGAAGACTCACCAGCACTCGTGGAATCGGTGGTCCTAGGCTTTCAAAATGTGATTACGGCCTTTGGGGGCCTCGTAGCGGTCCCCTTGATTATCGCTGGAATGGCCTCTTCCAGTGTGGAACAGACGGCCTATCTCATCAGTGCTGCCTTATTTGTATCGGGCCTGGTTTCTATTATCCAGTCCCGGGGCTTTGGTCCAAGATTTTTCCGGGTAGGGGTGGGTTTGCCTACTATTATGGGAACAGACTTTGCCTTTATTGGACCGGCTCAGAGTGTGATTGCCCTGGGCGGTCTGCCCGCTTACTTTGGAGGCACCATGCTTGCGGCCTTACTCGAGATCGTCATGTCCTATTTTGTTAAACCCTTGATGCGCTTTTTCCCGCCTGTCGTGACGGGCTCTGTGATTACTCTTATGGGAGCAACCCTGATGTCTACCGCGATGGACTGGGCAGCAGGTGGGGCTGGAGCCCCCGATTATGGGGACCCGAGCAATCTCGGCATTGCTGTTCTTGTCTTTCTGATTGTCGTTCTCTTTAACCATTACGGTCGGGGGAACTGGTCCTCTTATGCCATTCTCATCGGTATGGGGATCGGCTATCTCTTCTGCCTCTTTATGGGCCGGGTGGATACCGACCAAATTCTAGCTGCGCCCTGGTTTAGAATGCCTTCCTTCAACCAGATTGGGATTGATTTTGACTGGCGCTATGCCCTGCCCTTTCTTTCCGGTTACTTGGTCACTGTCATCGAAACGGTGGGCGTGATGCAGACTTTAGGGGAAGTGACCCAGCGTGAGCTAAGCGATGAGCAGGTCGCTGCTGGGGTCCGGGCAGATGGCTTTGGTTCCTTTATCGCTCCGCTTTTCGGTTCAGGCCCTGCTGCCACCTTCAGTCAAAATACCGGGCTGATTCCACTGACTCGTAATGCCTCGCGGAAGGTGGCCATTGTCGCTGGTCTTATTATGATTGTCCTTTCCATGAGCCCTAAATTAGCGACAGTTATTTCGGTCATGCCGCTCCCCGTCCTGGGCGGGGCAGGGGTGCTCATGTTTGGGACCGTGGCTGCGTCCGGTATCCAGTCCCTCAGCCGGATTAGCTTCGACACCCGCAACTTGATCATCACTGCTTCAGCGATCGGCATCGGTCTTGGCGTCTCCTTTAGACCAGAAATCACCCAAGGCCTACCGAGCTTCTTAGCCGGCCTCTTCTCTTCCGGTATCTCAGCCGGTACCATCGTAGCTCTCCTTCTCAACGTCCTATTAAAAGAACGGAAGACCTTGCGTTAA